A single window of Phyllostomus discolor isolate MPI-MPIP mPhyDis1 chromosome 13, mPhyDis1.pri.v3, whole genome shotgun sequence DNA harbors:
- the SDS gene encoding L-serine dehydratase/L-threonine deaminase gives MPSREPLHVKTPVRDSMALSKLAGTSVYLKMDSAQPSGSFKIRGIGHLCQTWAERGCKHFVCSSAGNAGMAAAYAARKLGVPATIVVPSTTPALTIERLKGEGATVKVVGEMLDEAFELAKALVKNNPGWVFIPPFDDPLIWEGHTSIVKELKETLGAKPGAIALSVGGGGLLCGVVQGLQEVGWGDVPVIALETTGAHSFHAAASAGKLVSLPRITSAAKALCVKTVAAQALKLSQEHPIFSEVISDQEAVAAIEKFVDDEKILVEPACGAALAAVYSRVIQKLQGEGKLRSPLSSLVVIVCGGSNISLAQLQALKAQLGMKDEPPK, from the exons ATGCCTTCCCGAGAGCCCCTGCACGTGAAGACCCCCGTCCGTGACAGCATGGCCCTGTCCAAACTGGCTGGCACCAGCGTCTACCTCAAGATGGACAGTGCCCAGCCCTCGGGCTCCTTCAAGATCCGGGGCATCGGACACCTCTGCCAGACG TGGGCTGAGCGCGGCTGCAAACATTTCGTCTGCTCCTCAG CGGGCAACGCGGGCATGGCGGCTGCCTACGCCGCCAGGAAGCTGGGTGTCCCCGCCACCATCGTCGTGCCCAGCACCACCCCCGCCCTCACCATCGAGCGGCTCAAGGGTGAGGGCGCCACGGTCAAGGTGGTGGGTGAG ATGTTGGACGAGGCCTTCGAGCTGGCCAAGGCCCTGGTGAAGAACAACCCAGGCTGGGTCTTCATCCCTCCCTTCGACGACCCCCTCATCTG GGAAGGCCACACGTCCATCGTGAAGGAGCTGAAGGAGACGCTGGGCGCAAAGCCGGGGGCCATCGCACTGTCCGTGGGTGGCGGCGGCCTGCTGTGTGGagtggtccaggggctgcaggaggtgggctggggggacGTGCCCGTCATCGCCCTGGAGACCACGGGAGCCCACAGCTTCCACGCTGCCGCCTCTGCCGGCAAGCTCGTGTCTCTGCCCCGGATCACCAG TGCTGCCAAGGCCCTGTGTGTGAAGACTGTGGCGGCTCAGGCCCTGAAGCTGTCTCAGGAACACCCCATTTTCTCAGAAGTTATCTCGGACCAGGAGGCTGTGGCCGCCATTGAGAAGTTTGTGG ATGACGAGAAGATCCTGGTGGAGCCCGCCTGCGGGGCAGCCCTGGCCGCCGTCTACAGCCGCGTGATTCAGAAGCTGCAAGGAGAGGGGAAGCTCCGCAGCCCCCTGTCCTCCCTCGTGGTCATCGTCTGTGGGGGCAGCAACATCAGCCTGGCCCAGCTGCAGGCCCTCAAGGCACAGCTGGGCATGAAGGACGAGCCGCCGAAATGA